The genome window TGGTCAGGTGGGAGTGTTAAAACAAGATGagtatttattttccccacCTGGCACAGTACATAACTGCATGGGGACTACAGGGAACAGCCAGGCACCCTTGCTAGGCTGGTACATCCTGCTGTGAGTatggcaggcaggagggctcTGTAGGCAGTCTCAGGTGCTTATAAATGGATTTGAGAAGGATTAAATTAATGGGGAAATAGTGCGTTTGCTACCTCTGCATAGAAATGCTGTCTCTGGCTCTCCGCTGCCTAAAGACCTCTGAggagctgctctgcccaggAACAAAACCAAGCAAGAGGGGGCCAGACATTGCCCCTCTGACCACTGGTGTGTCCACCAGCAGGTTGACCAGGGCagaagaaagcagtattttgcaCTACTGGGGAGTCTTGGTGCAGGCTTGGATAGGAGTGGAAGGTGAGCTGTCCCATgctctgctgtgggcagggggtGAGtatctctctcttgctttttttcttctgagaaagctTCAAACCCCGATTATTGTAACAGGAATAGAGTACAGAGGAAGGACAACCACTGCTTTCAGAAACTTGAGTCCTCACACTGCTTCTGAAGATGCATTAGATGATTAATAGATACTTTTTTGCCAAGTCAGTTTTGAATTGCTAACATGACAATGTCTTAATTGTTTGAAAGCAAAGGATAATGGGCTATGTGTTTGTTTAAGACCAGAAACAGGCACTCCTTGTACTTTTTCAGTCTCATGAAGCTTTAAGTTCTGTAACTCGAGCAAGCTTGCTCTTTGTGTACTAGAAATAGGAACATTAGGTCTTTTCTCCAGCATACCTTTCccaggaagagaaacagaactCCAGCTAGAAACCCACACCGAGATCCTTTGGCTCAAATACAACGTACTCAGTCCTGGTGCTGAAATCAGAGTTAGGTAACTGCAGTTCTGAACATGGtgctttccttttattctcAGCCTTGCTAAAATACATTATATAGTTTTAagtaacatttcttttcaaatgacTTTTACAAGAAGAGACAAAAGCATATTCTCAAATTCAGAAGATGGAGGTCTGAAGTTCTTCCTTAAACATGCCTTCAAAGTGGAGGTCTTTTGCCATGAGCTCTTCTTCTACATCTTCTAAGGCCCACTGATGATCAGTCAGTTCTAAAGCTTCCCATTCCGTCTGCATTGataataaaaggaaagcaacatAGTATTAAAGAACTACCAAAGCAGTGCTTACCTTAAAACTGCAACAAAACCCAAGTGCTCTTAAAAACCTGGCAATCCTTTTGTGTCAGGAATGACTAACTAATCAGGTTTGCTTCAGGGTATTAGAGCTCTGCCAGACCCAGGGCAACTTCCATACCCTTCATCGGTTGTCAGCTCTAATTTTAGGAACCGGAATCCAGAGCAATTCCCTCACTTGACGCAGGGAGAGGACGAGTTACATATAGCCTACAATCCTGTAAGTTCACAGCAGACAGGAGTGCAGGTGGGAATACTGTACCTTAAATGCTTTGTTAGTATCTGCTGGCATGGCCATTGCTGCCCCTGTCATCTGTTCTTGCATCACCCTAGACTGATCTGCAGCTACAAAAGAAACGAGAGGTTGATTTTAATTTGTGTCACTTACTTAAACAGCATTTCTTGGAGCACAGTGCCAGTAGGTTGGTTTCTAGCTATAAACCAGAGTTGCAGAAACACCCAGAATGCAATACTAATGTGCCAGAAAGAGTTCTCACAAGGTATCTTGTTCCTACCCCCTACATCTTAGCTAAATTTACATAAAATAGGCAAATGGAGGAACATACAGTCTTCTACATTCCCAATAACCCCAGAAACAGTATCTGTCCTGCCCCGCATCTAGCACTAAGAAATCTTTGCAGCTTTCCTTAAAACTGATCCTTGCTAGAAATCAAAGCAAGCTTGAGAGCAAAATGTCTGCATGCCAATTTGGTGAGAAGGAAAGCATGGGTTCATTCCCCCGGAAGTTTATGAGCAGTTAGCCAATGGCTGCTGCAGAAGATTTGGGTACTTGCTGCAGGTGATGTCAAACCTGGCCAGCGGAGAGTAACCTCACGGAAGTGAGAGAGGCTTTCAAGAGCTTTTGGCTGGAAATTTAGAAAtccttccccagcctccctcAGAAGTCATCCCATGGAAGAGCAGCCAGCTCTTTCACAGAAGTGACAGTGTCTTACCATTATCTTGGCCCAGGATAAGAGTATAAATGCTTCTGAGTCCAAACACATTCAAGAAGTACCAGGAAGCAGAGCTCACCCTGATAAACGAGAACAAGCATGGTTGATTTCAGTTCCAAGCTGGCTTGTTATCTCATTGCAGAAGCACGCACAGACTATTCAAGGGTTATTAACACATTCAAAATTTTCCAAGTGAATATTTAACCTTGTTTGCTGAGGCCACAGGCTTACCAGGACGCGTCTAAAGTGAGCAGTTCAATTCCCTGCTGCAACATTGGTTTAAAACGCAGTGTCAGAGGAAACGGGACCTTTGCtgcagggtggaaaaaaaaaaaaaagcccagtttTACAAAGTAACACTACATAATCGCAAAGCAAATAGCAATACGAGTAGATGGGTCTTTTATTAAATCTAATGTAGTCTGAATGCCATGCCTACAGTAATGAGTTAACATGTACTTTTGAAAAAGCTGTagttctgtatttattttaatatgaaaagacTTTTTGAAACTTAATCAGGTGGCCAAACCATCACAGCTGGTGTTTCAGTGACTGCGAAGGGGAATGTTAAGGAAACAGTTATCACataaacagtaagaaaaaaaccagAACTCTGAGTTTAAGGAAGTATTTTTGATGTGCACACCCTGCATTACGCAGTAACCCACTCCCTGGACAGGTTCAGAGGAAAAGCCACTGTATCAACTTGAAATTTAGGCAGTTTTAATAAATCTAAAGATTGTTTTCAGCACTacaactgttttctttgtgacCATGGCCAGTACTCTGAAAACAAGTTTCCCTCCTTTGATATGGGGCAAGCAAATCAATGCTGTTCATGGAGTGAATCGTGGCACTGCCACAAGCCAAATTCACGCTGCTTCTGATCAACTGCTTTCAGGTAGAGGAGCAAATCTCTGATGCAGGCCAGACCCTCGAGGTCATCATCAGAAACATGGCCAGGCCCATGGGTTGTGCTATTCCAGGCACTTACTTGTGACAAATCCTGAAAATGTCATGTTGATCCAACCTCCGATGAGGATCATGGGCAGAACATTGGTTACATTCCCTTTCATCATGTCTGTCAACATCGTAGGATCTGCAATTCAAAGATTTGATGTAACGTAGCAGCGTATCACAATGAAGGGAAATGAGATTACTTCACCAATGTCAgctattttaattaagaaactACGTGAGAAATAACAGTCCTATCCCTCTCTCTATCCCATATCTATGATTTTCCACTGTTGtaaaatactttgcaaaatGAGAAGAGCAGCCAGTGtggcagtggctgctgctgctgccaaaaggGTCTTGTGTTCTCTGCTGTGTCTGACCCCAGTGGCTTTGTCTGTGTTTGACCCCATCCCTTGCTCCAGACTGCTGAACTTGTGGACCCCTCTGTGAGCTGATTTAGCTAGAGAAGGGACAACAAACTATCCAGCTAATTTGCTGCTGAGGTTTTTGGCCACGTTAATAAGTTAAATCAGTTTAGAGAAGGtcctgcaggagctggtgcAAAAACCTGCGAAAAGGATCCAAGTGAGAGCAGGACTCCCCATTTCTGGCAACAGTGAGGTGGTCGTGGTCTCATGAGCCGCAGCTGGGGGGTGAAGTTAAGCAAAACGAAGTGACCCAGCATGTGGCTACTGAAGAGATGGATCTCGCTGCCCCTCCTCCCCAGTCCCCAGCTGCACAGTCCCACCCCCTCCCTCACATTCACTGAGCTCTTTGCGAAGCGGATTCACCTTCCTGCCTTGGCAGAAAATTTATCGTTTTTCTGCCTGGATGTATTGATGGTACCTTAACATACCTGTCATTGGTGAGGGAGGCACTACCTTTCTTTTCGTTTTCTTAAAAAATCCATCCTCtgggttattaaaaaaatatttccgggtcaggaaagactgaaaacaaaaagagccaATGCCAACACCATAAGAAATTAAAGGACAGAAGTGTGATTTCTTGCTCAGACATGCAGACATCTTATGAGCTCTTTCGTAACACATCCTTCTTTCCTGGAGAGGTACTTCACTGCCCGTGTGCTCTAAAGCTCCTCACTTTTTGGTTTCCCTGAATCCAGAGTACCAGCTCTCTGGCTTTCTAAAACTCTTAAAGTAATTCTAACAATTCTCTGAAGAAGAATCCACATTGATTAAAGAGCTTTTAGCGCTTTGTGCAAAGTTCTTGCTGGCCCAGCACCAATACCAGTGTATCTGGCATTTTCATTCCCCTGAACTGACTTTCAGATTTTACAACATACGTATTCGGCAGCAACTGAGCCAATACGAGCAACTGATTTTTAGTTCAGCAAACGTTACAGCTGACACTGTACGACTCCCTCGTTATCCCGAGCTTTTATTAAATCCCCGTGTGTTTCTCACTGGATATTAAACACGATGGTTTAGACGCAGACTTCATTTTATCATGCAGTTAAAACACCAAGTTGTGGAAGCTAATGTTAGCATCAGGGGAAAAGACACGTGCAGCGGTCCTGTGTCCAGGATTCCTGAACACCGGCTACCGACCCAGCAGACGCTGCTGCGGGCTGGGGGCGGCCCGGCCAGGCTGTCTGACCCCGTGGGGCGTCGCAGCAGAAACCGCCCGGTACCCGAGAGCTCCTCTAACCACGGCGCTGCGCTAACAACACTTCTGGCTTTGGGCTTGACTCGAGCCGTCCCCTTGGCAAAGCCTCCAGCCGGTCACGCCGCTCCGTACCTGCTTTGGGATGTATTTTCCGTTTTCCCGAAGGACTCTGCTCCGAATCAGGACTTGGCTGGAAAAGAGACACGGCGCGTTAGCGGCACGGGAGCGGGCCCAggccgggcgggccgggggATCCCCGGGAACGGCAGGTGCGAGGTGGCGGCGCCGCGTCCTCCGCCGCCGGGAgggcccgggccgggggggggcccTGACCTGTCGGACACCTGCTCCTGCGTGAGCCGCTTGTCGCTCTGGAGGAGGATGGAGACGTAGTGCCGGATCATGCCCACGAAGAAGGTGATGAAGACGATGGGCAGCACCACCCACAGCCGGATGTTGGAGTCCAGCAGCAGCTCGGGCTCGCTCATCCTGGCGGCACCGCTACCGGACCCGGCTCCTGCCGCCACCGGGCCGCCCCACGCCCCGCCTCCGCTTCCGCTTCCGGGCCCCGCCGTTCCGCCGCCGCCGGAACGACGTCACCGCGCACCGGTGGCGGGAAGCTCGAGCGCGAGCGGTGgggactggggtggggggaggcggCTGCCCCCGCAGCGAGCCGGCACAGGGCCCGGGTCCCTCCGCTCCCCGGTGGGGCGGCAGCGCGCCCTGGAGGCGGAGGCCGCCGTGCCGCTCGCGGCCCAGGTGAGGGGGAGCGTGCCCGGTCCAAAGGCGAGCCGGGCcgccctggccctgctccccgGGGCCGGTGTGCTTCGGGTCGGCGTTTCTGAGCCACTTTTGGACAAAATCTGGCCGTTTTGTTACTAGCGGCATAAAACCGGCTTTAAAACGTGGCTGCCTGCCGAAGCGCTGGCCTGCACCTGGGATCGCGCTGGCCTCCCTGGCTGAGGAAGCTGATACAGCCAAGCTAAATGTGATGAAAGCTTTGTGTGCCCCCGTACTGCCCTGTAAACGCGCGGGTGAGGTAAGTTGGCTGCCACAGGAATTTCCAAGCGCTTGGGAATAGATATACTAAAGAGAGGGCTGTCCGGGAGCGAGCACCCTTCAGCCTGTCAGTCTGTACCTCGGGTCCAGAAGAGCTGCTAAAGCCTCAtcgcactttttttttcttaattgttcCACTTCCCCTCTGATATTTTATGTAACTCACTTTAATAGCTTCTGCCAAATAGTTGAAATTGAGCATGAGATGAtcaggcatttttttaaataatttttaagttttaaaggTGAGccaagatttatttttgctttttaatcacTGCCACCCACCAAAAGAGGACAAGTCGGGTGGAGGTTTGTGCTGGCAGGACTCTTCCTGCGGTTGTACTGGGTTAGGAACACGAACAGCGTCAGCTAACATGGTCAGGCTCACGAATACTAAACTGCTAATGCTTAGTAGCTTTCTCTGGGCATGGGGAGAGCATCACAAGTTTAGATCAGTGGATACCATCTGAGACCTCCTAGTTACTCAGTTTAACTTGCCATTTAATTTGCCTGGCATCTGAAAGAAAAGCCTTGTTTTATGaggaactgaattttttttaaaaagtgatgtaTTACACTATTTAGATATGCCAAGCTCTAAAATCTCAACctgtacagcagaaaaatgtggTGTGATACTGGTTAACCAGGCAGTCTGCCTTTCTGTGAGCAATTTCAGGTTCTggagctgtcctggttttgctgggattgaatcatagaatcaattttctgttcagaaaagctgcacttttgagaagactgcagcacctgatacagcaggaacaaaggtgataagacactttgttttagttcatggCCAGCCGTGGTATGCGGGTTTCCATGGTGGTCAAGGCcgttagcagttttgagttagccaggtgctaaaactaggagtgaaagccagggcagctgacccagcctggcccacaggtgtgttccaCACCATAAATGTCATGCTCACTATAAACTGGGAAGGTTGCTGAGGATGGGGCTCTTCTGCAATGGTTGCCATCTCTGGAGGGTCTTGCCCATCATTCTGCTCCAGAGGCCTGCTCTCCTGTTTGTTGTGACTATCATGCAGTGTTTGACATCCAGCATTCattgggctgagtataactctgtgtacttattattagcattagtattaatattagttttgttactttattaaatctgtttccatttcagccCACGggtctccttttcttttcccgATTCCCCTTTTCCTCCGGGAaggggtcactgggtgataAAACAACTGGCTATAGTTTAGCCCCTGGACACAGGATATATGGCAACAGGAGCATTTCCCTTCTCTATTCACTAATGCATTctatatttgcttaaaaaaacctcaaagtcTTGTCTCCTTTGCTCACTTgtctttttcctgcatttttataGGCAACAACAAAGGTTTTGTTACCATGgtttcaaaaaggaaattgtCAAAAGCTGATGCTTCTGGAGAGAACTGCCAGACAGACTTGCCAAGTAGGTGCTCAGGTACAATCTTAGGGGGAATGGAGACCCATTGGtagaggcagcagctcccaggcacGGAGAAGACCAAAATGACAGTTTTGATAATCCTAATTGTTAGTGACGCTGTTGatctttaaacacttttttttttaaggaattacAATAAAACAACAATGTTAAAAGCAGTGCCATACCTTTTCTCAGTCCCTCTGTTATCATACCTTTGATCGGTGTTTATCATGTTGAGCTTCACTGCCTTCAGAGTCTGCAGATTATTCACATTTGATCAAACCTGATATCTATAAATCAAACCAAAATAACCTCTCTATGTATCTGGAGGGAAGACAGTTATTTTTCGCTTTAGCAGATGGGTGGATACCTAAGAGACAGGTCTGGTGGGAGAATCTATATTAAATTTGTACTTTTCAGGTCGGAGGAAAATATGTGCTCTAGTGTTGCTCATAATCTGTTAGTGGATGTGTCTCCCACGGGAGTCTGCCACTGGAGGTGTGTCATAACTGTCTTTGGTTATGGGTCACTAAAAGGGGTGAGGAAGAAATGTTCGTTTCTCGTGTCATGCTGCAGGGGTAACTGCTTTATAGGATCTGCGCATTGGCATCCGAGTCGGCTAATGGCTGCTGTCAAATAGCAGTACAGTTTGTTGGTCTGGTCCCATAAGTGTATTCCTGTGTTTCTTTTAGTTTCTTACTAGAAGGTTAATTTTGAATTAGTTGTTTATATGAAGGATGCTTGCTATTTTTATTGCAGAGTGTATTTGATGTAGCATGTCTTGTTTTCTCAGAAACAAAGAAGTCACGGatttctgagaaggaaaaggctTCTGCCCTTAGTGGAGTGGAGAATGAGGGAGTCTTTGAAGAGCTCCTTAGAACATCAGGAATTGTACTgaaagctggggagggacagAATGAAATAGGTATGGGTTTAACACTTCCTCTCTCTGCTGGTATCTGAAAACCTGCAAAGATGACTGGTACAAAGTAAAGATGCATTTTACTTGCAGAGCAAAAATGCTTGAGCCAGCTTGTTCCAAAGTTCTAGCAAACCTTCATCTGGCCT of Nyctibius grandis isolate bNycGra1 chromosome 10, bNycGra1.pri, whole genome shotgun sequence contains these proteins:
- the EMC3 gene encoding ER membrane protein complex subunit 3 — its product is MSEPELLLDSNIRLWVVLPIVFITFFVGMIRHYVSILLQSDKRLTQEQVSDSQVLIRSRVLRENGKYIPKQSFLTRKYFFNNPEDGFFKKTKRKVVPPSPMTDPTMLTDMMKGNVTNVLPMILIGGWINMTFSGFVTTKVPFPLTLRFKPMLQQGIELLTLDASWVSSASWYFLNVFGLRSIYTLILGQDNAADQSRVMQEQMTGAAMAMPADTNKAFKTEWEALELTDHQWALEDVEEELMAKDLHFEGMFKEELQTSIF